From the Carya illinoinensis cultivar Pawnee chromosome 4, C.illinoinensisPawnee_v1, whole genome shotgun sequence genome, one window contains:
- the LOC122306903 gene encoding 40S ribosomal protein S30, with protein sequence MGKVHGSLARAGKVRGQTPKVAKQDKKKKPRGRAHKRMQYNRRFVTAVVGFGKKRGPNSSEK encoded by the exons ATGG GTAAGGTGCACGGATCTCTGGCTCGGGCTGGAAAAGTGAGAGGCCAAACTCCCAAAGTGGCCAAGCAggacaagaagaagaaacccCGTGGACGCGCCCACAAGCGCATGCAATACAATCGCCGATTCGTCACCGCCG TGGTTGGATTCGGCAAGAAGAGGGGACCCAACTCGTCGGAGAAGTGA